One segment of Desulfocurvus vexinensis DSM 17965 DNA contains the following:
- a CDS encoding SRPBCC family protein, translated as MTVDSSPAPGALLAPHCDVAHVMRLCAPPDRVFPLLCPVREYDWIPDWRCEVLHAPLGAAGPGCVFRTAFPGVGTETWTCVRFEPPRAIEYVRFAALGLVTHLTITLAPDGAGGATVLWHNRLTATTDAGRDHLADGVEAEYHRETAELEAMLDHYLRTGTMLRGTGTA; from the coding sequence ATGACCGTCGATTCCAGCCCTGCGCCCGGCGCGCTCCTGGCCCCGCACTGCGATGTGGCGCACGTCATGCGCCTGTGCGCGCCGCCCGACAGGGTCTTTCCCCTGCTGTGCCCGGTGCGCGAGTACGACTGGATTCCCGACTGGCGCTGCGAGGTGCTGCACGCGCCCCTTGGCGCCGCCGGGCCGGGCTGCGTGTTCCGCACCGCCTTCCCGGGCGTCGGCACGGAAACCTGGACCTGCGTGCGCTTCGAGCCGCCCCGGGCCATCGAGTACGTGCGCTTCGCCGCCCTGGGCCTGGTCACGCACCTGACCATCACCCTGGCCCCTGACGGCGCCGGGGGTGCCACGGTCCTGTGGCACAACCGGCTGACCGCCACCACCGACGCCGGGCGCGACCATCTTGCGGACGGCGTCGAAGCGGAATACCACCGGGAAACGGCGGAGCTGGAGGCCATGCTCGACCACTACCTGCGCACCGGAACCATGCTCCGGGGCACGGGCACGGCCTGA
- a CDS encoding efflux RND transporter permease subunit, whose protein sequence is MIVNRAALARKSAVLVLTVFLALAGAVAYRSLPLESNPDVTIPYVFVTTDYEGVAPEDMEKLVTIPLERKLKGLSDLEELRSISQDGASIIALKFLPDIDIDDALQKVRDKVDQAKSDLPADLPDDPVIAEMNFSDRPIINVVLSGPFSLKRLKVLAESFEDRFEAVPGVLDASVLGGLEREIHVLFDLDRVAFYRMPFSSLLTAVTEGNVNVPGGSMDIGDQRYQVRVPEDFQHPDEIRSLVAFTRGGRPVYLRDVASIEDAAKDQETIARMDGQQSVTVSVTKRSGENVVQIVEALRAAVQELRGEMPPALTVTLTSDQSEDIKSMFADLENNIISGLVLVLAVVLLFIGGRSALFVSLSIPLSMLITFAVLQALGITLNMVVLFALILALGMLVDNGIVVVENVYRHMQEGADRAQAAQAGTDEVAWPVIASTLTTLGAFVPMMFWPGIMGQFMSYLPLTVMVALSASLFVALVVNPVLSARFQTVRAATAASRPQDRALEWLQRRYLALLARALDHRLAVAGLAVVLLVASVGAFVAFGRGVEFMPSSDPERAWVHIETPVGTSLEASDRIVRQAEALCLAEPDVLHVITQVGTMGGNPFGSSNAGTHVSKLTVEFKDFHERSRPSTALVDDLRAALAAAITGATVRVEKETMGPPTGEPVNMEIQGTDMQALGEVVALVMERIKGVPGLVDLQSDYIQGKPEIRVAVDKEKAALMGLTASTVAQTVKAAVGGTKVGSYREGKDEYDIVAKLPRKDRSSLEGLTRLTVSGTDGEPIPLTSLATVEMAGGIGGIKHIDQKRVVTVSADVSGRTTGQVLADVEAIMRTVELPRGFSYSFTGEKQDQQEASDFLGKAFVAALFLIFLVLVTQFDGFRAPLIILASVGLSLIGVFAGLLLTGMSFSVIMTGVGVISLAGVVVNNAIVLIDYFNQLRARGLAVREALMQAGATRFRPVLLTAVTTILGLLPMATGVSFDFLSFSWDVGSESAQWWGPMAVAVVFGLLVATLLTLVVVPVLCSLAEEGLWRRAEGGGA, encoded by the coding sequence ATGATCGTCAACCGCGCAGCCCTGGCCCGCAAGTCGGCGGTGCTGGTGCTCACCGTGTTCCTGGCCCTGGCCGGGGCGGTGGCCTACCGCTCCCTGCCCCTGGAGTCCAACCCCGACGTGACCATCCCCTATGTCTTCGTGACCACCGACTACGAGGGCGTGGCCCCGGAGGACATGGAAAAGCTGGTGACCATCCCCCTGGAGCGCAAGCTCAAGGGCCTGTCGGACCTGGAGGAGCTGCGCTCCATCTCCCAGGACGGCGCCAGCATCATCGCCCTGAAGTTCCTGCCCGACATCGATATCGACGACGCCTTGCAAAAGGTGCGCGACAAGGTGGACCAGGCCAAGTCCGACCTGCCTGCGGACCTGCCCGACGATCCGGTCATCGCCGAGATGAACTTCTCGGACCGCCCGATCATCAACGTCGTGCTCTCCGGGCCCTTCAGCCTCAAGCGGCTCAAGGTGCTGGCCGAATCGTTCGAGGACCGCTTCGAGGCCGTGCCCGGCGTGCTGGACGCCAGCGTCCTGGGCGGGCTGGAGCGCGAGATCCACGTGCTCTTCGACCTGGACCGCGTGGCCTTCTACCGCATGCCCTTTTCCAGCCTGCTCACGGCGGTCACCGAGGGCAACGTCAACGTGCCCGGCGGGTCCATGGACATCGGCGACCAGCGCTACCAGGTGCGCGTGCCCGAGGACTTCCAGCACCCCGACGAGATCCGCTCGCTGGTGGCCTTCACGCGCGGCGGGCGCCCCGTGTACCTGCGCGACGTGGCCAGCATCGAGGACGCCGCCAAGGACCAGGAGACCATCGCGCGCATGGACGGCCAGCAGAGCGTCACCGTGTCCGTCACCAAGCGCAGCGGCGAGAACGTGGTGCAGATCGTCGAGGCCCTGCGCGCCGCCGTGCAGGAGCTGCGCGGCGAGATGCCCCCGGCGCTGACCGTGACCCTGACCTCCGACCAGTCCGAGGACATCAAGAGCATGTTCGCCGACCTGGAGAACAACATCATCTCCGGGCTGGTGCTGGTGCTGGCCGTGGTGCTGTTGTTCATCGGCGGGCGCTCGGCGCTGTTCGTGTCCCTGTCCATCCCGTTGTCCATGCTCATCACCTTCGCTGTGCTCCAGGCCCTGGGCATCACCCTGAACATGGTGGTGCTCTTCGCCCTGATCCTGGCCCTGGGCATGCTCGTGGACAACGGCATCGTGGTGGTGGAGAACGTCTACCGCCACATGCAGGAGGGTGCGGACCGCGCCCAGGCTGCCCAGGCGGGCACCGACGAAGTGGCCTGGCCGGTCATCGCCTCGACCCTGACCACCCTGGGCGCCTTCGTGCCCATGATGTTCTGGCCGGGCATCATGGGCCAGTTCATGTCCTACCTGCCGCTGACGGTGATGGTCGCCCTGTCGGCCTCGCTGTTCGTGGCCCTGGTGGTCAACCCCGTGCTTTCGGCGCGCTTCCAGACCGTGCGCGCCGCCACCGCCGCCTCCCGCCCGCAGGACCGCGCCCTGGAATGGCTCCAGCGGCGCTACCTGGCCCTGCTGGCCCGGGCCCTGGACCATCGCCTGGCGGTGGCCGGGCTGGCCGTGGTGCTGCTGGTGGCCTCGGTGGGCGCCTTCGTGGCCTTCGGGCGCGGGGTGGAGTTCATGCCCTCGTCGGACCCCGAGCGGGCCTGGGTGCACATCGAGACCCCCGTGGGCACCAGCCTGGAAGCGTCGGACCGCATCGTGCGCCAGGCCGAGGCCCTGTGCCTGGCCGAGCCCGACGTGCTGCACGTCATCACCCAGGTCGGCACCATGGGCGGCAACCCCTTCGGCAGCTCCAACGCGGGCACCCACGTCTCCAAGCTCACCGTGGAATTCAAGGACTTCCACGAGCGCTCGCGGCCCTCCACCGCGCTGGTGGACGACCTGCGCGCGGCCCTGGCCGCCGCCATCACCGGCGCCACCGTGCGCGTGGAGAAGGAAACCATGGGCCCGCCCACGGGCGAGCCGGTGAACATGGAGATCCAGGGCACGGACATGCAGGCCCTGGGCGAGGTGGTGGCCCTGGTCATGGAGCGCATCAAGGGCGTGCCCGGGCTGGTGGACCTTCAGTCCGACTACATCCAGGGCAAGCCGGAAATCCGCGTGGCCGTGGACAAGGAAAAGGCCGCGCTCATGGGCCTGACCGCCAGCACCGTGGCCCAGACCGTCAAGGCCGCCGTGGGCGGTACCAAGGTCGGCTCCTACCGCGAAGGCAAGGACGAGTATGACATCGTGGCCAAGCTGCCCAGGAAGGACCGCAGCAGCCTGGAAGGCCTGACCCGGCTGACGGTGTCGGGCACCGACGGCGAGCCCATCCCCCTGACCAGTTTGGCCACGGTGGAGATGGCCGGGGGCATCGGCGGCATCAAGCACATCGACCAGAAGCGCGTGGTCACCGTGTCCGCCGACGTGAGCGGGCGCACCACCGGCCAGGTGCTGGCCGACGTGGAGGCCATCATGCGCACCGTGGAGTTGCCGCGCGGGTTCTCCTACTCCTTCACCGGCGAGAAGCAGGACCAGCAGGAGGCTTCGGACTTCCTGGGCAAGGCCTTCGTGGCCGCGCTGTTCCTGATCTTCCTGGTGCTGGTCACGCAGTTCGACGGCTTTAGGGCCCCGCTGATCATCTTGGCCTCGGTGGGCCTGTCGCTCATCGGCGTGTTCGCCGGGCTGCTGCTCACGGGCATGTCGTTCTCGGTGATCATGACCGGGGTCGGCGTCATCAGCCTCGCGGGGGTGGTGGTCAACAACGCCATCGTGCTCATCGACTACTTCAACCAGCTGCGGGCCCGGGGGCTGGCGGTGCGCGAGGCGCTCATGCAGGCCGGGGCCACGCGCTTCCGCCCGGTGCTGCTCACCGCCGTGACGACCATCCTCGGCCTGTTGCCCATGGCCACGGGGGTCAGCTTCGACTTCCTGAGCTTCTCGTGGGACGTGGGCAGCGAGAGCGCCCAGTGGTGGGGCCCCATGGCCGTGGCCGTGGTCTTCGGCCTGCTGGTGGCCACACTGCTGACCCTGGTTGTGGTGCCCGTGCTGTGCTCCCTGGCCGAGGAAGGCCTGTGGCGGCGCGCGGAGGGCGGGGGGGCCTAG
- a CDS encoding MerR family transcriptional regulator: METIGRLARRFGLSRAALLHYAKIGLLDASERSKSGYRLYTEQDAARLERIRIYRQAGLPLARIAALLDSEDGAPAQVLTARLDEINADIARLREQQRFILGILQTPEARRKVLMTREAWTGILEAAGFTEQDMARWHAGFERSEPERHQQFLEFLCIPADEVAAIRAWSRRCARR, translated from the coding sequence ATGGAAACCATCGGGCGCCTGGCCAGGCGCTTCGGCCTGTCGCGCGCGGCACTGCTGCACTACGCGAAGATCGGCCTGCTGGATGCCTCGGAGCGCTCCAAGAGCGGCTATCGCCTGTACACGGAGCAGGACGCCGCACGCCTGGAGCGCATCCGCATCTACCGCCAGGCCGGGCTGCCCCTGGCGCGCATCGCCGCGCTGCTGGACAGCGAGGACGGAGCCCCGGCCCAGGTGCTCACCGCGCGCCTGGACGAGATCAACGCCGACATCGCCCGGCTGCGCGAGCAGCAGCGCTTCATCCTGGGCATCCTGCAAACCCCTGAGGCCCGGCGCAAGGTGCTCATGACCCGCGAGGCCTGGACAGGCATCCTCGAGGCCGCAGGCTTCACGGAGCAGGACATGGCCCGCTGGCACGCCGGGTTCGAGCGCAGCGAGCCCGAGCGCCACCAGCAGTTCCTGGAGTTCCTGTGCATCCCCGCCGACGAGGTGGCGGCCATCCGGGCCTGGTCGCGCCGCTGCGCCCGGCGCTGA